The proteins below are encoded in one region of Hordeum vulgare subsp. vulgare chromosome 3H, MorexV3_pseudomolecules_assembly, whole genome shotgun sequence:
- the LOC123440160 gene encoding acyl transferase 5-like: MVSSITLERKSRSFVAPAAPASGETLELSAIDRVPGLRHTVRSLHVFRRDGADDGARPAEVIRAALSRALVEYPAFAGRFVRSAAAAGEACVACTGDGAWFVEAAAGCSLEDVNGLDYPLMVCEEELLPAPEDGVDPTTIPVMMQVTEFTCGGFVVGLVAVHTLADGLGAAQFINAIADFARGLDKPTMAPVWARAVIPSPPKIPSGPPPTFQSFGFQHFVTDVSLDCIASVKAEYFRAMGQYCSTFDVAIAKVWQARTRAIKYSPEDEVKICFFANTRHLLTQVLPKDGGFYGNCFYPITVTSTTKDVSMAGLHDVIKMIRDGKARLPLEFAKWASGDVKVDPYQLTFEHNVLFVSDWTRLGLFEADYGWGAPSHIIPFTYADYMAVVVLGAPPMSKKGTRIMTQCVEGKHLKEFGDEMKDFF; the protein is encoded by the exons ATGGTGTCGTCGATCACCCTGGAGAGGAAGTCCCGGTCGTTCGTCGCGCCGGCCGCGCCGGCGTCGGGCGAGACGCTGGAGCTGTCCGCCATCGACCGCGTGCCCGGGCTGCGCCACACCGTGCGGTCGCTGCACGTGTTCCGGCGCGACGGCGCCGACGACGGCGCCAGGCCGGCCGAGGTGATCCGCGCCGCGCTGTCGCGCGCGCTGGTGGAGTACCCCGCGTTCGCCGGCCGCTTCGTCcgctcggcggcggcggctggcgagGCCTGCGTCGCGTGCACCGGCGACGGCGCCTGGTTCGTCGAGGCCGCCGCGGGATGCAGCCTCGAGGACGTGAACGGCCTCGACTACCCTCTCATGGTCTGCGAGGAGGAGCTGCTGCCCGCTCCGGAGGACGGTGTTGACCCTACCACTATCCCGGTCATGATGCAG GTGACGGAATTCACTTGTGGAGGATTTGTCGTGGGCTTGGTAGCGGTCCACACCCTCGCAGACGGGCTTGGCGCAGCACAATTCATTAATGCAATTGCTGACTTTGCCCGCGGCCTCGACAAGCCTACAATGGCTCCTGTATGGGCACGAGCTGTAATCCCGAGCCCACCCAAGATACCTTCGGGGCCACCACCAACGTTCCAGTCATTCGGCTTCCAGCATTTTGTTACAGATGTCAGTTTAGACTGTATCGCCAGTGTCAAGGCTGAATACTTCCGGGCAATGGGTCAGTACTGCTCAACTTTTGATGTCGCCATTGCAAAGGTTTGGCAAGCTCGAACTCGGGCCATCAAGTACAGTCCTGAAGACGAGGTTAAAATATGCTTCTTCGCAAACACGAGACACCTTCTCACACAGGTTCTCCCAAAGGATGGGGGCTTTTATGGCAACTGCTTCTACCCAATTACTGTAACGTCTACAACGAAGGATGTTTCCATGGCGGGGCTACATGACGTGATCAAAATGATTAGGGATGGGAAGGCAAGGCTCCCTTTGGAGTTTGCCAAGTGGGCGTCAGGGGATGTCAAGGTTGATCCATATCAGTTGACATTCGAGCACAATGTGTTGTTTGTGTCGGACTGGACGAGGCTTGGATTATTTGAGGCCGACTACGGGTGGGGCGCCCCTAGCCATATCATACCATTCACCTATGCAGATTACATGGCGGTCGTGGTGCTTGGTGCTCCACCAATGTCAAAGAAGGGCACCCGGATTATGACCCAATGTGTGGAGGGGAAGCATCTAAAGGAGTTCGGGGATGAGATGAAGGATTTCTTTTGA
- the LOC123444239 gene encoding probable magnesium transporter NIPA9 gives MWESVALTLAGAAGNSIGKVLQKKGTLILPPLSFKLKVIRGYALNRLWISGFLLDMCGAALMLTALSQAPVSVVQPIAGCGLAILCVFSHFYLKEVMNGLDWIAITMAGLGTIGVGVGGEEQKVEEIPLFSIPWLVLTVVILFVLLNTWLHIYKKQRREQELTGPEVIEEVIYGLESGILFGISSVISKMGFVMSEMGFPKIVVPAAISCSVTCSAVGFVYQTRGLKHGRAIVVSTCTSVASIVSGVVAGMVALDEHLPTAPSGRFFLLLGWFFIITGVILLVTSTRVIARLPKPVQKFLKSNMERSHSIRRPGSARGKDPNQSTTIHASTLHILTSTGKEKA, from the exons ATGTGGGAGTCGGTGGCGCTCACGCTGGCCGGCGCCGCCGGCAACAGCATCGGCAAGGTCCTCCAGAAGAAGGGCACACTCATcctccctcccctctccttcaagctcaag GTCATACGGGGCTACGCGCTCAACAGGCTCTGGATCAGCGGCTTCCTCCTCGACATGTGCGGCGCCGCCCTCATGCTCACCGCGCTCTCGCAGGCGCCG GTCTCTGTCGTGCAGCCGATTGCCGGTTGCGGCCTCGCCATACTCTGCGTCTTCTCCCACTTTTACCTCAAGGAGGTCATGAATGGCCTCGACTGGATTGCCATCACAATGGCTGGTCTCGGCACCATAG GAGTCGGTGTCGGAGGGGAGGAGCAGAAAGTGGAAGAGATTCCCCTCTTCAGTATACCTTGGCTGGTGCTCACCGTTGTCATCTTGTTT GTTCTGCTCAACACTTGGCTTCATATCTACAAAAAGCAAAGGCGTGAACAAGAGTTG ACTGGACCTGAAGTGATCGAGGAGGTCATATACGGCTTAGAATCAGGCATTTTGTTTGG GATTTCATCAGTGATCTCTAAGATGGGATTCGTTATGTCTGAAATGGGCTTTCCGAAGATTGTTGTGCCAGCTGCCATTTCTTGTAGTGTGACCTGCAGTGCTGTCGGATTTGTTTATCAG ACTCGAGGTCTCAAGCATGGGAGGGCAATTGTTGTGTCCACATGTACATCGGTGGCATCTATTGTTTCTGGTGTTGTGGCTGGTATGGTTGCACTCGACGAACATCTGCCGACAGCTCCTTCAGGACGTTTTTTTCTCTTGCTTGGATG GTTCTTCATTATTACGGGGGTGATACTTCTTGTTACCTCAACCCGAGTGATTGCGCGCCTACCTAAGCCTGTGCAGAAGTTTCTGAAGAGTAACATGGAGCGTTCGCACAGCATCAGGAGGCCTGGATCAGCCCGAGGGAAGGATCCCAACCAAAGCACAACAATCCATGCATCGACATTACATATACTAACCTCTACAGGAAAAGAAAAGGCCTAG
- the LOC123444240 gene encoding casein kinase 1-like protein 2 isoform X1, with amino-acid sequence MEPRVGNKFRLGRKIGSGSFGEIYLGTNIQTNEEVGIKLENVKTKHPQLLYESKIYRILQGGTGIPNVRWFGVEGDYNVLVMDLLGPSLEDLFNFCSRKLSLKTVLMLADQMINRVEFVHSKSFLHRDIKPDNFLMGLGRRANQVYVIDFGLAKKYRDTSTHQHIPYRENKNLTGTARYASVNTHLGIEQSRRDDLESLGYVLMYFLRGSLPWQGLKAGTKKQKYEKISEKKVATSIEALCRGYPTEFTSYFHYCRSLRFDDKPDYSYLKRLFRDLFIREGFQFDYVFDWTILKYQQSQIASAPPRVAGHGAGPSGLTPPALQNDSQSGVVEGRISGWSAMDRRRAPPPIASVGTLNKQKAPVGNDAPISKDPAISGSNFLGRSSGSSRRAAVSSSRDAVASDTFEPSRSRTTDASPGAFRRTSGPQRSPPVDSAEAQRSSSARHSSNPKNYESALKGIEGLNFDGDERAQY; translated from the exons ATGGAGCCGCGGGTTGGGAACAAGTTCCGGCTCGGCCGCAAGATCGGCAGCGGTTCCTTCGGGGAGATCTATCTCG GGACTAATATCCAGACCAACGAGGAGGTCGGGATTAAGCTG GAAAATGTGAAGACAAAACATCCTCAGTTGCTCTACGAATCAAAGATTTACAGGATCTTGCAAGGAGGAA CTGGAATCCCCAATGTCAGGTGGTTTGGTGTAGAAGGAGACTACAACGTCTTGGTTATGGATTTGCTGGGCCCAAGTCTGGAGGATCTATTTAATTTTTGCAGCAGAAAATTGTCTCTCAAGACTGTACTTATGCTTGCCGATCAGATG ATAAATCGAGTGGAATTTGTCCACTCCAAGTCATTTCTGCATCGAGACATTAAGCCAGATAATTTTCTCATGGGTCTTGGTAGGCGGGCTAATCAG GTCTATGTTATAGACTTTGGTCTTGCCAAAAAGTACAGGGATACCTCAACTCATCAACACATCCCATACAG AGAGAACAAAAACTTGACTGGGACAGCAAGATATGCAAGCGTGAACACTCATCTTGGCATTG AACAAAGTCGGAGAGATGACTTGGAATCTCTTGGATATGTACTTATGTACTTCCTACGGGGAAG CCTTCCCTGGCAAGGTCTGAAAGCAGGAACGAAGAAGCAAAAGTATGAAAAAATCAGTGAGAAAAAAGTTGCAACATCAATTGAG GCTCTGTGTCGTGGGTATCCTACTGagttcacatcatatttccaTTACTGCCGCTCGCTTCGGTTTGATGACAAGCCTGATTATTCCTACCTTAAGCGACTGTTCCGTGACCTCTTTATCCGTGAAG GTTTTCAGTTTGACTATGTATTTGACTGGACAATACTGAAGTACCAGCAATCTCAAATTGCTAGTGCTCCGCCTCGTGTTGCG GGCCATGGTGCAGGACCTTCTGGTTTGACACCACCTGCATTGCAGAATGATAGTCAATCCG GTGTCGTTGAAGGGAGGATTAGTGGTTGGTCAGCAATGGACCGGCGCCGTGCCCCACCCCCTATTGCAAGCGTGGGGACTTTAAATAAGCAGAAAGCCCCTGTAGGAAATGATGCTCCTATTTCTAAAGACCCTGCG ATATCCGGCTCGAATTTTTTGGGGCGGTCAAGCGGGTCGTCAAGGAGAGCTGCTGTTTCAAGCAGCCGGGATGCTGTGGCAAGTGACACTTTTGAGCCTTCACGATCACGCACGACTGATGCAAGCCCTGGGGCATTCCGTAGGACCTCGGGTCCTCAGAGGAGCCCACCGGTTGATTCTGCAGAAGCACAGCGTTCCTCTTCGGCCCGGCACTCATCTAACCCGAAGAACTACGAGTCTGCTCTGAAAGGTATTGAAGGTCTTAACTTTGACGGCGATGAGAGGGCTCAGTACTAG
- the LOC123444240 gene encoding casein kinase 1-like protein 2 isoform X2, with protein sequence MEPRVGNKFRLGRKIGSGSFGEIYLGTNIQTNEEVGIKLENVKTKHPQLLYESKIYRILQGGTGIPNVRWFGVEGDYNVLVMDLLGPSLEDLFNFCSRKLSLKTVLMLADQMINRVEFVHSKSFLHRDIKPDNFLMGLGRRANQVYVIDFGLAKKYRDTSTHQHIPYRENKNLTGTARYASVNTHLGIEQSRRDDLESLGYVLMYFLRGSLPWQGLKAGTKKQKYEKISEKKVATSIEALCRGYPTEFTSYFHYCRSLRFDDKPDYSYLKRLFRDLFIREGFQFDYVFDWTILKYQQSQIASAPPRVAGHGAGPSGLTPPALQNDSQSGVVEGRISGWSAMDRRRAPPPIASVGTLNKQKAPVGNDAPISKDPAISGSNFLGRSSGSSRRAAVSSSRDAVASDTFEPSRSRTTDASPGAFRRTSGPQRSPPVDSAEAQRSSSARHSSNPKNYESALKGDVTRRM encoded by the exons ATGGAGCCGCGGGTTGGGAACAAGTTCCGGCTCGGCCGCAAGATCGGCAGCGGTTCCTTCGGGGAGATCTATCTCG GGACTAATATCCAGACCAACGAGGAGGTCGGGATTAAGCTG GAAAATGTGAAGACAAAACATCCTCAGTTGCTCTACGAATCAAAGATTTACAGGATCTTGCAAGGAGGAA CTGGAATCCCCAATGTCAGGTGGTTTGGTGTAGAAGGAGACTACAACGTCTTGGTTATGGATTTGCTGGGCCCAAGTCTGGAGGATCTATTTAATTTTTGCAGCAGAAAATTGTCTCTCAAGACTGTACTTATGCTTGCCGATCAGATG ATAAATCGAGTGGAATTTGTCCACTCCAAGTCATTTCTGCATCGAGACATTAAGCCAGATAATTTTCTCATGGGTCTTGGTAGGCGGGCTAATCAG GTCTATGTTATAGACTTTGGTCTTGCCAAAAAGTACAGGGATACCTCAACTCATCAACACATCCCATACAG AGAGAACAAAAACTTGACTGGGACAGCAAGATATGCAAGCGTGAACACTCATCTTGGCATTG AACAAAGTCGGAGAGATGACTTGGAATCTCTTGGATATGTACTTATGTACTTCCTACGGGGAAG CCTTCCCTGGCAAGGTCTGAAAGCAGGAACGAAGAAGCAAAAGTATGAAAAAATCAGTGAGAAAAAAGTTGCAACATCAATTGAG GCTCTGTGTCGTGGGTATCCTACTGagttcacatcatatttccaTTACTGCCGCTCGCTTCGGTTTGATGACAAGCCTGATTATTCCTACCTTAAGCGACTGTTCCGTGACCTCTTTATCCGTGAAG GTTTTCAGTTTGACTATGTATTTGACTGGACAATACTGAAGTACCAGCAATCTCAAATTGCTAGTGCTCCGCCTCGTGTTGCG GGCCATGGTGCAGGACCTTCTGGTTTGACACCACCTGCATTGCAGAATGATAGTCAATCCG GTGTCGTTGAAGGGAGGATTAGTGGTTGGTCAGCAATGGACCGGCGCCGTGCCCCACCCCCTATTGCAAGCGTGGGGACTTTAAATAAGCAGAAAGCCCCTGTAGGAAATGATGCTCCTATTTCTAAAGACCCTGCG ATATCCGGCTCGAATTTTTTGGGGCGGTCAAGCGGGTCGTCAAGGAGAGCTGCTGTTTCAAGCAGCCGGGATGCTGTGGCAAGTGACACTTTTGAGCCTTCACGATCACGCACGACTGATGCAAGCCCTGGGGCATTCCGTAGGACCTCGGGTCCTCAGAGGAGCCCACCGGTTGATTCTGCAGAAGCACAGCGTTCCTCTTCGGCCCGGCACTCATCTAACCCGAAGAACTACGAGTCTGCTCTGAAAG GAGATGTCACGAGGAGGATGTGA
- the LOC123444241 gene encoding probable cytokinin riboside 5'-monophosphate phosphoribohydrolase LOGL1, giving the protein MGDTTAPSPPRRFGRICVFCGSNSGNRAVFGDAALELGQGLVTRGVDLVYGGGSIGLMGLIAQTVLDGGCRVLGVIPRALMPLEISGASVGEVKIVSDMHERKAEMARQADAFIALPGGYGTMEELLEMITWSQLGIHDKPVGLLNVDGYYDPLLALFDKGAAEGFIKADCRQIIVSAPTAHELLTKMEQYTRSHREVASRTSWEMTEMGYGKAPEPEEEAAAS; this is encoded by the exons ATGGGCGACACCACCGCGCCCTCGCCGCCGAGGAGGTTCGGCAGGATCTGCGTCTTCTGCGGCAGCAACTCCGGCAACCGCGCCGTGTTCGGCGACGCCGCGCTCGAGCTCGGCCAGGGCCTG GTGACGAGGGGGGTCGATCTGGTCTACGGCGGCGGCAGCATCGGGCTGATGGGCCTGATCGCGCAGACGGTTCTCGACGGCGGCTGCCGCGTCCTCGG GGTGATTCCAAGAGCACTCATGCCCCTCGAG ATATCCGGTGCAAGTGTTGGAGAAGTAAAGATTGTCTCCGACATGCATGAGAGGAAAGCTGAGATGGCGCGACAAGCCGATGCATTCATTGCTCTTCCGG GTGGGTATGGAACAATGGAAGAGCTGTTAGAGATGATCACTTGGTCGCAGCTTGGAATCCATGACAAACCG GTCGGGTTGCTAAACGTCGATGGGTACTATGATCCGTTACTCGCGCTGTTCGACAAGGGCGCGGCGGAAGGGTTTATTAAGGCCGATTGCAGGCAGATAATCGTGTCGGCACCAACTGCCCACGAACTGCTGACAAAAATGGAG CAATACACCCGTTCACACCGGGAGGTGGCCTCGCGGACGAGCTGGGAGATGACCGAGATGGGCTACGGGAAAGCaccggagccggaggaggaggcggcggcatcGTAG